One genomic window of Bradyrhizobium sp. B124 includes the following:
- a CDS encoding accessory factor UbiK family protein: MTQTSNRFFDEIGRLMNDAAGAAQGVKREVDTVMRNQAERILRDLDVVKREEFDAVKDMARLAREENEALKARIAALEAKLGGSAG, translated from the coding sequence ATGACCCAGACCAGCAACCGGTTTTTCGATGAGATCGGCCGTCTGATGAACGACGCCGCGGGCGCAGCCCAAGGCGTCAAGCGCGAGGTCGACACGGTCATGCGCAACCAGGCCGAACGGATCCTGCGCGACCTCGATGTGGTCAAGCGCGAGGAATTCGACGCGGTCAAGGACATGGCCCGTCTGGCGCGCGAGGAGAACGAGGCGCTGAAGGCGAGGATCGCCGCGCTGGAAGCCAAGCTGGGCGGTTCAGCCGGTTGA
- a CDS encoding dienelactone hydrolase family protein → MIEQTVEIPTKDGKTTTFIAHPERGGPFPVVIFYMDAPGIREELRDMARRLGTSGYYVMLPNMYYRAGAMELGPINPDPESPERKRMFELMHSLNIPLVMEDTKGLLAYAETQKAANTRIIGTVGYCMSGRYAVNAATHFSDRVKAAASVYGTHLATDQPDSPHLAAQKTKAELYFACAETDIYAPAEIIEQVKTGMKGSTNEVEIYPGTHHGFAFPKRPVYDRDAAERHWERLLALYRRNLV, encoded by the coding sequence ATGATCGAGCAGACCGTCGAGATCCCGACCAAGGACGGCAAGACCACCACCTTCATCGCCCATCCCGAGCGCGGCGGCCCCTTCCCTGTCGTCATCTTCTACATGGACGCGCCCGGTATCCGCGAGGAGCTGCGCGACATGGCGCGCCGGCTCGGCACGTCAGGCTACTATGTGATGCTGCCCAACATGTATTACCGCGCCGGCGCGATGGAGCTCGGCCCGATCAATCCCGATCCGGAATCGCCCGAGCGCAAGCGCATGTTCGAGCTGATGCACTCGCTCAACATTCCGCTGGTCATGGAAGATACCAAGGGCCTGCTCGCCTACGCCGAGACGCAGAAGGCCGCCAACACCAGGATCATCGGCACCGTCGGCTACTGCATGAGCGGCCGCTATGCGGTGAACGCGGCGACGCATTTCAGCGATCGCGTCAAGGCCGCCGCCTCGGTCTACGGCACGCATCTGGCGACCGACCAGCCCGACAGCCCGCACCTCGCAGCGCAGAAGACCAAGGCCGAGCTCTATTTCGCCTGCGCCGAGACCGACATCTACGCCCCGGCGGAGATCATCGAGCAGGTGAAGACGGGCATGAAGGGCTCGACCAACGAGGTCGAGATCTATCCCGGCACCCATCATGGCTTCGCCTTCCCCAAGCGCCCGGTCTACGACCGCGACGCCGCCGAACGCCATTGGGAGCGGCTGCTCGCGCTCTATCGCCGCAACCTGGTCTGA
- a CDS encoding GNAT family N-acetyltransferase, with translation MAEAARIRDYRSSDADEVNRLAVTAFEQFRDAFDDWPAMRAGLSKTSELSSGGEIIVAELGNRLTGAVGYFGPGVKKAAFFDQAWPIIRMLVVDPVDRGKGLGHALTSECLARARRDRCRTIALHTSPIMTVALPMYLRMGFSKVHDAPPIHGVPYAVYTKAL, from the coding sequence ATGGCGGAGGCAGCGCGCATTCGAGACTACCGTAGCTCCGACGCCGACGAGGTGAACCGGCTTGCGGTGACAGCCTTCGAGCAATTCCGCGACGCCTTCGACGACTGGCCGGCGATGCGAGCCGGCCTGTCAAAAACTTCTGAATTGAGTTCCGGCGGCGAGATCATCGTCGCCGAGCTCGGTAACCGGCTGACCGGCGCGGTCGGCTATTTTGGGCCCGGCGTCAAAAAGGCCGCATTCTTCGATCAGGCATGGCCGATCATTCGTATGCTGGTGGTGGACCCGGTCGACAGGGGCAAGGGACTCGGGCATGCGTTGACATCGGAATGCCTCGCCAGGGCGCGGCGCGACCGGTGCCGGACCATTGCGCTTCACACGAGCCCCATCATGACGGTCGCCTTGCCGATGTATCTCAGGATGGGCTTCAGCAAGGTGCATGACGCTCCGCCCATTCATGGCGTGCCCTACGCCGTCTACACGAAA